From the genome of Nocardia mangyaensis:
CGAATCGAGTGTTCACGCGGAGCTCCTGGCAGTGCTGATCCAGGGCACGTGTGCCCTAGATCATAATGGAAACCGTTACCGTTTTAGATTAGCAGGATCTCTGCTGATCAGGCGAACGAGGCGGCTGGTCTCGTGAGCACATGGGTAACTCGCCGGGCACCGGCCGACGTTCCCTGTCGAGAACGTCGGCCGGTGGCTGGAGGCTCCCCGCGCCTAGATCTGGCCAGAAGTCACGGGGAGGCGGATCTGCTGGCTGAGCAACTGGGCGCAGCGCAGGAGCCCGAGGTGGCTGTAGGCCTGCGGGTGGTTGCCGAGGGAGCGTTCGGCTACCGGGTCGTACTCCTCGCTGAGCAGGCCGGTGGGGCCCGCGGCGGCGACGAGCTGGGCGAACAGGGCCTCGGCATCGGAGCGACGGCCGATCAGCAGGTACGCCTCGACGAGCCAGGCGGCGCACAGGTGGAACCCGCCCTCGCCGCCGGGGAGGCCGTCGTCGTGGTGGTACCGGTAGACGGTCGCGCCGCTGCGCAGTTCGGCCTCGGTCGCCACCACGGTCGCCGCGAAGCGCGGGTCGGCGGGGTCGATCAGGCCGCTCAGGCCGATGTGCAGGGTGGCCGCGTCCAGGTCGGTGCCTTCGTAGGCGGCAGTGTAGGACTGCACCTCGTCGTTCCAGCCCTTGGCCTTCACCTCGTCGGCGATGGTGTCGCGCAGGGTCACCCACTCGGGGGCGGCGGGGCGGTCGAAGCGCTCGGCCAGGGTCAGCGCGCGATCGATCGTCAGCCAGCCCATCACCTTGGAGTACACGTGATGACGCGGGTTGCCGCGGATCTCCCAGATGCCGTGGTCGGGCTCGGTCCAGCGCCGCTGCACCGCCGAGACCATGGCGTGCACCAGTTCCCAGTCGGCGTCGGGCAGCGCCTTGCCCGGTTCGGTCGCGCCCTGGCGCTCGCGCTCCTGGGCCATCGAGGTGATCAGGTCGACGATCGGCCCGAACACGTCGAGCTGCACCTGCATGTTGGCCGCGTTGCCCACCCGCACCGGCCGCGAACCGGCATAGCCGGGCAGCAGGTCGATGACGGCCTCGGGCGGCAGCGTCTCGCCGTAGATCGTGTACAGCGGGTGCAGCCGCTCGGGACCGGGCAGCGTGGCGAGCACCTTGTGCACCCACTCGAGGAATTCCTCGGCCTCGGTCAGCGAGCCGAGCGTCACCAGCGCCTGCGCGGTCAGCGAGGCGTCGCGCAGCCAGCAGTAGCGGTAGTCCCAGTTGCGCACGCCGCCGATGTCCTCGGGCAGCGAAGTGGTCGCGGCCGCCAGGATCGAGCCCGACGGGCGGTGCACGAGCCCGCGCAGGGTCAGTGCCGAGCGCTTCATCAGGTCCGGCTTGAGCGGGGGCAGCTGCAACCCGGCCGCCCACTGCGACCAGTACTGCTCGGCGATCTGCCGACGCTGCCGTTCCGGCGTCATCGACGGGGCGAGATCGGCGGTACCGCAACGCAATTCGAGCACAACCGGCTCCACGGAAGGATCGACCACCGCGCGCGCCTGCTCATAGGTGCCGTCGGAGACGATCTCCCACTCGACACCGGGAGAGCGCAGCACCATCGGGTCGTTGGTGCCGCTGACCCGAAGCCCGTTGCGCACGGCCTCGATCCGCACCTGGACCTGCCCGAACTCCGGTCGCGGCGCGAAGGTCACGACGGCCTTCGCGTCGCCGGTGATCACCCGGGTCAGGTCGGTGCGGTTGGGTGCCACGTCGTGCGGCAGGTAGTCCACCACACCCAAACTGGCCCAGCGGGTTTCGACCGTCATCGTGCCGTCCACGTACCGCTGCGACAGCGGCAGTCCGGCGCGTTCGGGTGCCACGGTGAAGTGCCCGGCCGCGTTGCCGCCGAGCAGATGCGCGAAGACCGCCGCCGAATCCGGTTCGGGATGACAGAACCAGGTCACCGTCGCGTCGGGGGTCAGCAGCGCGACCGAGCGCGGGCTGGCCAGCATGGTCAGCCGCTCGATGCGCGGGGCGCTCGCCCCCGCCAGCCAGGTCCGGCGCTCCTCGGCCAGGAAGGCCAGCGCCCGAGCCACGTCCTCGGTGGACTCGACCCGCAGCTTGGCCAGGCTCTCGCCCTCGCCGACCTTGATCCCGACGTCGGGGCCCGAGAGTACCCGGAACGCCTTCTCGTCGGTGACGTCGTCGCCGAAGAACACGGCGGCCGAGGCGCTTTCCTGGTGCCGGATGGTGTCCAGGGCGGTGCCCTTGTCGGTGGGGATCACCGCGAGCTCGATCACCGCCTTGCCCTCGGTCACCTGCACGCCCACCCAGCAGGCGGGGCCCTGGCGAACCGAATTCAGTGCGCGCCTGCCGATCTCGGGGCTGGCATTGCGCACGTGCAGGGCGGCGCTGGCCGGTTTGGTCTCGACCGTCACGCCGGGGTTCTCGGCCGCGATCCGCGCGAACGCGGTCTGGATCTCGGCGAGCAACTGCTTGGCATCGTTGTCGATGGCGTGCACGAAGCCGACGTCGAACTCCGAGCCGTGGCTGCCGATCAGCTGCACCTCGACCGGCAGGCGCGACAGCGCGGCCAGATCACGTAGTGCCCGACCGGAAATCACCGCGGCCGTCGTGTTCGCCAACCCCGCCAGCGCGCGTAACGCGCTCACCGATTCCCGTTGGGGAAACGCTTTCGCGGGGTCGGACACGATCGGGGCAATAGTCCCGTCGTAGTCCGAGGCAACCAAGAGCCGTGGCACGCGCGCAACCGACGCCAGTGCACGGCGGACTTCCAAGGGCAGATCCTGTGCGCTCACGCATCCAACCTAGTGATGGGAGGAGTTGATCAGGGGGCGCGAAAAACAATACTGCGTCAATTTTGCCGCGCGGACGGCGCGGCGGGTTGTGCGCTCGCGTGGCCGACGCTCGCTCGCGATCTCGCGGCTAATTCCGGGCTCCCAGCCGATGGCGCGGGCAGGCGTCGGCCGAGCTCACCGCGCTCGCGGACCGGTCGGCGAGGCGCGCGGAGCTGGTAGGTGCGCTGTTACGCATATGCGACGTCGGCTATGCATCTTCTCACTGGAAGGCGCACAGCCGACGTGTGTCAACAGGCGTGGGCGATTTGTGACGATGTTGCCGCGGTATCGGCGGTGTCGCGGTGCTACCCGCGATCGCCCAGCAACAGATCGACGGTCAGCTCGAGCCGTTCGGTGACATCGGTCGCGGAGGCGCGGCGGGTGAGCCACGCGACAAGGTTGGACAGCCACACATCGGAGATGACGCGGGCGATGGCGAGCTGGCGGTCGTCGGGTTCGCCGTCGCTCATGGCGCGGGCGAAGACACGGTCCATCACCTTGCCGACCCGGTCCACCTCGGCGGCCGCGGAGGCGTCGGCGAACATGAACGCGCGGGTCATGGCCTCGGTGAGCAGCGGGTCGCGCTGCATCATCCGGGTGATCTGGGTGAGCAGGCCGTGCATGCGCTCGGACGGCCCGTCGCCGGGTAGTGGCCTGCGCTTGCCCTCGAACTGCTCGAATTCCCTGGCCAGCGCCGAGACCAGCAGGTGGACCTTGGACGGGAAATAGCGGTACAGCGTGCCGACGGCGACATCGGCGCGCTCGGCGACAGCGCGCATCTGCACGGCGTCGTAGCCGCCCTTGGAAGCCAACGCGAGCGTGGCGTCGAGAATGCGCTTGCGGCGTTCGCGCTGTGCGGAAGAACTCAGCTCGTCCTCGGACAGTGTCGTCACGGTGGGCGTGGGGGCAGGACTGTCCATCGTGGAAACCCTTTCGCTGCGTTCTTTTCGTCGGCGGTGCCGCACGCCACTGTGCGCCTGGAGCATCCGTCAGTGTAGGTCTCTTGACTTACACCCGGCCCAGATATTAGAACATGTTCTAGGAGTGGGAGCCACGCCGGAAGGGCGGATTTTCTTGTGACCATCGCCACCACTGACGAGCATAAAGCCGCCGCGGAGTCGCTGCGGGGCTGGGCGAGTTCGGTCGCGCCGATTGCAACAATGCGGGCCCGCGGTGCGGGCAGCTGGCAGGAGTATTGGCCCGCGTTGTCGGAGTTCGGCCTGTTCGGGGTCGCCCTCGACGAGGAGCACGGTGGCCTCGGCGGCACCGTCGCCGACCTGGCCGTGCTGCTGGAACAGACCGCCGCCGACCTGGTCGGCGGTCCGGTCCTGGCCACCGCGCTGGCCGGATTGATCACCGAGGGCACTGTGTCCGACGGCACGCCGTGCGCGGTCGCCGTGCCGACCGCGGAATTCACCGCCACCGCGGTGGGTTCGGATGCCGACGGCTGGACCGTCACCGGCACGTGGGATTTCGTCTACGGCGCCGACCAGCAGACCCAGGTCCTGGTTCCGGCGACCACCGAGGACGGCACCCGCTGGTTGCTGATTCCGCCTGCGGCGGTGACGATTACGCCGCTGGCCAACTCGGACCACACAGTGCCGCTGGCGCAGGTGAGCGCCACCGGGGCCGCGGCCGCGTCGAGCTTCGCGCCCAGCGTCGATGTCACCGACCTGTTCGTCACCCTCGCGGTGTCGGAGCTGGCCGGGATCGCCGGCTGGTGCCTGCGCACCGCGGTCGACTACGCCAAGGTTCGTGAGCAGTTCGGCAAGCCGATCGGCAGTTTCCAGTCGATCAAGCACCTGTGCGCGTGGATGCTGTGCCGCACCGAGCTGATCCGCGCCGTCGCCGCCGACGCGGCCGCCGCGATCGACTCCGGCGGGGCCGAACTGCCCATCGCCGCCGCCGTCGCCGCGGCCACCGCGCTCGACGCCGCGGTCGACACCGCCAAGGACGCCATCCAGGTGCTCGGCGGCATCGGCTTCACCTGGGAGCACGACGCGCACTTCTACCTGCGCCGGGCCAGCGCCCTGCGGCAGCTGCTCGGCGGATCGGCACGCTGGCGGGCCAGGGTCGCCGAGCTCACCAGGGCCGGGCAGCGTCGCACCACCGGCGCCGAGCGTGTCCTCGGCGACGCGACGGCCGACGCCGACGTGGCCGCCGAGATCGCCGACATCGCCGCCCTGCCCGCGGGCGAACAGCCTGCCGCGCTGGTCAGGGCGGGTCTGGTCATGCCGCACTGGCCCGCGCCCTACGGCCGCGCGGCCGACCCGATGACCTGCCTGCAGATCGCCGAACAGCTGCGCCGTGCCGGTCTGGAGACCCCCGACCTGGCCATCGCCGGCTGGGCGGTGCCGACGCTGCTGCGGTTCGGCAGCCAGGCCCAGATCGACCGTTTCGTCCGCCCGACGCTGCACGGTGAGGTGATCTGGTGCCAGCTGTTCAGCGAACCCGGCGCCGGTTCCGATCTCGCCGCCCTGCGCACCACCGCCGAGAAGGTGGACGGTGGCTGGGTGCTGCGCGGTCAGAAGGTGTGGACCTCGCTGGGCTCCACCGCGAACTGGGGCATCTGTCTGGCCCGCACCGATCCGGCGGTGGCCAAGCATCGCGGGATCAGCTACTTCCTCGTCGACATGCGCACCGCGGGCGTGCAGGTGCGTCCGCTGGTGCAGATCACCGGCGAGGACCGATTCAGCGAGGTCTTCCTCGACGACGTGTTCGTCCCCGACGACTGCCTGGTCGGCGCGCTGAACAACGGGTGGAAGATCGCGCGCACCACGTTGTCGGCCGAGCGGGTCGCCATGGGCGGCGGTGGAATCGGTGGCGCGCTCGAAACGCTGCTGGACCGTTTCCCGCCCGGCGGATGGGGAACTGAACTGCGGGAGGACCGTTTCGGCGCCCTGATCACCTCCTCGATCGCTGGTTCGTTGCTCGAACAGCGGATCGCGGTGGCGACGATGGCCGGAGTCGACGCGGGCGCCCAAGCCAGCGTCCGCAAGCTCGTCGGTGTCCGGCATCGCCAGGACCTGGCGGAATACGCCTTGGAACTGACCGGTCCGGAAGGTTCTCTGGATGGCGACGCTCTGAAAGAATTCTTGCTCACACGCTGTCTCTCCATCGCGGGCGGTACCGAGCAGATCCTGTTGACCGTGGCCGCCGAACGGATTCTCGGCCTGCCGCGCGATGCGGACAGTTAGCTCGATGAGGGAGGACGCCGTGGACTTCACCCGCGACGAAAGTGCCGACGCCGTAGCCGAGGTGGTCGTGAGCCTGCTCGAACGAGAGCAGGCGCGCGACATGGAATTGTGGCCCAGTCTGATCGACTCCGGCTTGCTCGCGGTCCCTGTGCCCGAGCGCTTCGGCGGCGACGGCATGGGTCTGCTCGAGGTGTCGGCCCTGCTCATGGAGCTGGCCACCGATGCCGTCGCGGTGCCCGCGCTGCCGACCTTCGGGTTCGGTGTGCTGCCACTGCTGCCGGTGCTGTCGGACGCGCTCTCCGAGCGCGTGCTGGCCGAGGTCGGCAAGGGCATCGTGCTCACCGCCGCGCTGAACGAACCCGGCGCGCCGTTCACCACCGCACCCGCCACCACCGCGGTCCGCGCGGGCGAGACGGTGCGGATCAGCGGCCGCAAGGTCGGCGTGATCTACGCCGAGCAGGCGCGCTGGATCCTGGTGCCCACCGATGCCGGTGTGGCACTGGTGGATTCGGTCGCACCGGGACTCGAGATCATTCCGGTCGCCGGTTCGGCGGGCATCCCGGAGGCGACGCTGGTCCTCGACGAGGTCGAGATCCCGGCCGACC
Proteins encoded in this window:
- the otsB gene encoding trehalose-phosphatase — encoded protein: MSAQDLPLEVRRALASVARVPRLLVASDYDGTIAPIVSDPAKAFPQRESVSALRALAGLANTTAAVISGRALRDLAALSRLPVEVQLIGSHGSEFDVGFVHAIDNDAKQLLAEIQTAFARIAAENPGVTVETKPASAALHVRNASPEIGRRALNSVRQGPACWVGVQVTEGKAVIELAVIPTDKGTALDTIRHQESASAAVFFGDDVTDEKAFRVLSGPDVGIKVGEGESLAKLRVESTEDVARALAFLAEERRTWLAGASAPRIERLTMLASPRSVALLTPDATVTWFCHPEPDSAAVFAHLLGGNAAGHFTVAPERAGLPLSQRYVDGTMTVETRWASLGVVDYLPHDVAPNRTDLTRVITGDAKAVVTFAPRPEFGQVQVRIEAVRNGLRVSGTNDPMVLRSPGVEWEIVSDGTYEQARAVVDPSVEPVVLELRCGTADLAPSMTPERQRRQIAEQYWSQWAAGLQLPPLKPDLMKRSALTLRGLVHRPSGSILAAATTSLPEDIGGVRNWDYRYCWLRDASLTAQALVTLGSLTEAEEFLEWVHKVLATLPGPERLHPLYTIYGETLPPEAVIDLLPGYAGSRPVRVGNAANMQVQLDVFGPIVDLITSMAQERERQGATEPGKALPDADWELVHAMVSAVQRRWTEPDHGIWEIRGNPRHHVYSKVMGWLTIDRALTLAERFDRPAAPEWVTLRDTIADEVKAKGWNDEVQSYTAAYEGTDLDAATLHIGLSGLIDPADPRFAATVVATEAELRSGATVYRYHHDDGLPGGEGGFHLCAAWLVEAYLLIGRRSDAEALFAQLVAAAGPTGLLSEEYDPVAERSLGNHPQAYSHLGLLRCAQLLSQQIRLPVTSGQI
- the kstR gene encoding cholesterol catabolism transcriptional regulator KstR, whose amino-acid sequence is MDSPAPTPTVTTLSEDELSSSAQRERRKRILDATLALASKGGYDAVQMRAVAERADVAVGTLYRYFPSKVHLLVSALAREFEQFEGKRRPLPGDGPSERMHGLLTQITRMMQRDPLLTEAMTRAFMFADASAAAEVDRVGKVMDRVFARAMSDGEPDDRQLAIARVISDVWLSNLVAWLTRRASATDVTERLELTVDLLLGDRG
- a CDS encoding acyl-CoA dehydrogenase encodes the protein MTIATTDEHKAAAESLRGWASSVAPIATMRARGAGSWQEYWPALSEFGLFGVALDEEHGGLGGTVADLAVLLEQTAADLVGGPVLATALAGLITEGTVSDGTPCAVAVPTAEFTATAVGSDADGWTVTGTWDFVYGADQQTQVLVPATTEDGTRWLLIPPAAVTITPLANSDHTVPLAQVSATGAAAASSFAPSVDVTDLFVTLAVSELAGIAGWCLRTAVDYAKVREQFGKPIGSFQSIKHLCAWMLCRTELIRAVAADAAAAIDSGGAELPIAAAVAAATALDAAVDTAKDAIQVLGGIGFTWEHDAHFYLRRASALRQLLGGSARWRARVAELTRAGQRRTTGAERVLGDATADADVAAEIADIAALPAGEQPAALVRAGLVMPHWPAPYGRAADPMTCLQIAEQLRRAGLETPDLAIAGWAVPTLLRFGSQAQIDRFVRPTLHGEVIWCQLFSEPGAGSDLAALRTTAEKVDGGWVLRGQKVWTSLGSTANWGICLARTDPAVAKHRGISYFLVDMRTAGVQVRPLVQITGEDRFSEVFLDDVFVPDDCLVGALNNGWKIARTTLSAERVAMGGGGIGGALETLLDRFPPGGWGTELREDRFGALITSSIAGSLLEQRIAVATMAGVDAGAQASVRKLVGVRHRQDLAEYALELTGPEGSLDGDALKEFLLTRCLSIAGGTEQILLTVAAERILGLPRDADS
- a CDS encoding acyl-CoA dehydrogenase family protein, translating into MREDAVDFTRDESADAVAEVVVSLLEREQARDMELWPSLIDSGLLAVPVPERFGGDGMGLLEVSALLMELATDAVAVPALPTFGFGVLPLLPVLSDALSERVLAEVGKGIVLTAALNEPGAPFTTAPATTAVRAGETVRISGRKVGVIYAEQARWILVPTDAGVALVDSVAPGLEIIPVAGSAGIPEATLVLDEVEIPADQLLPDALPGLHRHALATIGAVADGLLKGALTLTAEHVRTREQFGRPLAEFQAVAQQIADLYVVSRTLHVAAESACWALAQDDPSPEHQGRIDEDLDVLAYWAASEVPRAMQHCHHLHGGLGVDITHPMHRYYSQAKDLARLLGGAGLRLDLLGARCSSI